The Stenotrophomonas indicatrix DNA segment CGATTGAGGTAGCCCTTGCCGGGGAAGAACGTGCTGCTGCCTTCCTTGCCCCAGCCTTCGGTGATCGAATCGCCGAAGAACACCACGCGTGGCTGGCCGGCCCGTGGCGCGGGCAAAGCAGCATTGGCTGCGCGGTACTTCTGCAGCTGCGGCCAATCGGACAGACGCTGCTGCATGAAGCGCACTTCGTCCGGCTGCACCTGCTGCACTGGCTTGGTCAGCAATGGATTGCTGGCCGCCTGCACCAACACTGGCGTGGCCAGCGCTGCCATGAGCACTCCGGCCGCTAGCCAGACCATTGAAGCCCTGATGCGCATGAGCATCCTCCGTTGTCGACCCGCGCAGTCTAGCGCGACCGGCCAATGGTCATTCTGCCGCCGCAGCCGACCTTGCCGCCACACCCGTCACCTTGGCCGGCATCCACATGCCCGGCGTCCAGCCACTGGCCTGCAGGATCGCCTTCGGGTTGTCCTGCTGGATCAGCGCGCGCACAGCATCGCGCTTGTTGTCGGCCTGCAGGTAATACGCTTTGGCGATGCGATAGCCCACCCAGTAACCCAGATCGTAAGGCTCCTGCGAACCCGGCGTGTAGTTGTAAAGCCAGGGCTTCAGATCGGTGCTGTCCATATCCAGCGCGAACGCGCTTTCGATATGCACTTCCCTGCCCCGCGTCCAGCCTGCATGCCGGCCATTGCCGACGTTGCCGGAAATCAGTTCGGCGATGAACTCGGCGATACCCTCACCCAACGACTCGCGCAGTACCGTCGCCCGCGGGTCGCCTGCTTCGTACTCGCTTACTCCGGTCTGCTGGATATGCACGTACTCATGGGCGATCACGTGCACGAAGCGGTCCTGCGCGTTGGCGTTCATGAAGTCGGCCGCGCACAGCGCTTCCAGGCCGATCACCACTCCGTTCGGGTGCGTCATACCTACTGGCTTGCCGCGCCCCACCACGATCGCTACCGGCGGGAACTTCGCCTGCGGGTAGATCGCCTGCAGGTTGGCGAATACCTGCACCAGTCGTTGCCGCACCGCAGGCAACTCCACCAGACAGGCCCGCCCATTCGCATACACCGCAGGCTCGCGCGCCATTGCTTCGGCCATGCGCTCGGCGGTCACCCGGCGCAGCTTGGCGAACTGGGCCAAGCTCGGCGTGCCCTGTGCCAGGTACTGCTCCAGCTGGGCCACGCTCGGCTTGCCTCCGGCGGCCTCGTACAGCGCGTAGAAACGGGTGGCATCGGTGGTCAGGATTTCCGGTCCCGCCGCCTGGGTGGCGCCGATCACCCCGCCGAGGGCCAGGGCAAGCAGGCAACGCAACGACACGAACATGGCTCCGTCCTTGGTGGAGTGCACGCGAAGCGCGCAATCTATCACCGTGTCAGCGCATGCGCTGCCGTATCGTGCAACGCCCTCCCCTGCTGTGCCAGACTCGCGGCGAGCGGCTGCCATGGAAGCAAGGGGAAGACAGGATGATGATCGTTCCAGCCTACTGGGCCGAAGCCCGCCTGCAGGACAGGTACAGGGGCCGGCCGGTGGTGGTCCGCCGGTTCGGCTGGTCCGACGACGACCAAGGTGCCGCACAGGCCCACGCCGATGCGCGTGCACGCGAAGCGCTCGATGCCATCCTCAGCGGCCAGACCGTGCCGCGTCGCGAGCGACGGACCAACTACGGTGTCGAGGGCATCCCGATCCGCGAGCAGATCGTGCAGCGCAGGGATGATGTCATCGTCACCCGCAACAGCTATGGCGCGCTGTGCCTGAACGCCCCCGACGTACTGTTCGCCGACATCGACCATGTGCCCACTCCGTCGGGCTGTGCTTTGCCACTGCTCGGTGCACTCGGGCTGCTGGCAGCCGGTGCACTGATCGGCGGAGCCCTGGGCAACCTCAATATCGGCCTGGGAGCCGGCGGCATCGCGATGGTGGTGATCAACCAGATCATGTCGCAGCGGCGCAAGCAACGATTGGCCCGGTCCGGCGGCGTCGAAGGCATCGCACTGCAGCGTGTGCAGGCGTTCGTCGAACACCGTCCCGACTGGCACCTGCGCGCCTACCGCACTCCGGCCGGGCTGCGCGTGCTGGCGATGCATGCCACGTTCGAACCACAGGATGCGCAGGTGCATGCCTTCTTCAAGGCATTGGGCACCGACACGTTGTATGCACGCATGTGCACACTGCAGCATTGCTTCCGTGCGCGGCTGACACCCAAACCTTGGCGGCTTGGCATCATCGCGCGCATCCGTCCACCGGTGGCGGCCTGGTCGGCCGAGCAGGCCAGCAACCCCGACCGTCTGGCGTGGATCGCCGAATACGAAAGGAAAAGTGCCGGTTTCGCTGCATGCGCCTATGTGCGCAGCTTCGGCGACGAGCAACGCGTGGACGCCAAGGCCGAACGCGTGCGCGACCTGCACGATCGGATGTCGCGTGCGCTGGAGAACCTGCCGCTGGGCTGAGTGCCCGTCGTGCTCAGCGGCCGCCCTGCACGAAGGGTTGGCCCGCCAGCGTGGTTCCCACCTGCACAGCGACCTGCCGCCCATCCTTGGCGAAGGTGCTGCTGCAGTTGTTGCCACCCTTCTGGCAACCCACTTCCGGGAAACCCTCCAGTGCTTCGGGCGCATCGCGTGGCGGGTTCGCCTGCCACCCTGCGGCATCAAGCAGTCGCTTGGCCTTGGTATAGGGCATGCCGGGGGTGATGCCCAGCGCTGCCAGCTCAGCCGGCAGCGGCTGGGCGAGTGCAGTTCCCGGGACAAGGGAAATCGACAGCGATACGGCGAGGATGAAGGCCTTCATGGAGCGAACCCGTAGCAGACATCAGATGCGCAGCGTACCGCAGCTTTGTGGCCGGTCCATGCCTGCATCACAGATGGTTACGCAACACCCACAGGGGGATACCTGGACACGACGCCTGAATCAGA contains these protein-coding regions:
- a CDS encoding DUF2268 domain-containing putative Zn-dependent protease (predicted Zn-dependent protease with a strongly conserved HExxH motif), whose amino-acid sequence is MFVSLRCLLALALGGVIGATQAAGPEILTTDATRFYALYEAAGGKPSVAQLEQYLAQGTPSLAQFAKLRRVTAERMAEAMAREPAVYANGRACLVELPAVRQRLVQVFANLQAIYPQAKFPPVAIVVGRGKPVGMTHPNGVVIGLEALCAADFMNANAQDRFVHVIAHEYVHIQQTGVSEYEAGDPRATVLRESLGEGIAEFIAELISGNVGNGRHAGWTRGREVHIESAFALDMDSTDLKPWLYNYTPGSQEPYDLGYWVGYRIAKAYYLQADNKRDAVRALIQQDNPKAILQASGWTPGMWMPAKVTGVAARSAAAAE